A genomic window from Maylandia zebra isolate NMK-2024a linkage group LG20, Mzebra_GT3a, whole genome shotgun sequence includes:
- the usp19 gene encoding ubiquitin carboxyl-terminal hydrolase 19 isoform X3 has protein sequence MASSGSSGVAGSEAVGHRGGAQQRGGSSRENGSDLPSSTSKKKQKDRANQESREAKRAAAVDGVIAEVKKDVFVDWKQNVNEVTVRLRCGEGVQRIEDINTTFTDTHCNVDFPDGRQWSCQLQEEIEASCSKVQYKEKGGFLHLIMHKKIPFHIWPSLKSNKKKEAVSIETKPDMKPVALESSEKTPHLQPQPPSSPAHSESRRGVSKSCVKRSLKTKLTGEKATTDSAGVKSTAGDGSTTSSKPVTVTKAEQPHQEPSAKRTVVRLPKTSKDAASADLPSVMSTAANGKSTCAHLPAGRSPQTERKSGDNRSETRGSGQKQGAEAAASTLTNRTQLAEKQNQSSDQSGATTHVSVSQPAAPVSTSDCVKPVAFNKEMNSTSPQRLGDRTDSEPAGKPVEQESEQDPLICQQLGDMEVVPVEAMGMPAKQSQPPGVAQTKSSCDDEEKRDQSKEEPLLEMKQLDAPEPMVNLQYVKNDSYEKGTDLMVVNVYLKGICRDTARVIFREQDFTLIFQTSDVSFLRLHSDCGPNTVFKWQVKLRNLIQPELCSYAFTPSRLDITLKKRHSQRWGGLEAQATQGAVGGAKVAVPSSPACMEKSQPGSSQHNLPAKEEPPRVGEEKPKTPKAPTRVEDGGLDSVAPRTVSEHVAITKPEPTVTMPKPTCMVQPMTHAPPASSERHEEEEEKKVCLPGFTGLVNLGNTCFMNSVIQSLSNTRELRDYFHDRAFEAEINCTNPLGTGGRLAISFAVLLRALWKGTHHAFQPSKLKAIVASKASQFTGYAQHDAQEFMAFLLDGLHEDLNRIQNKPYTETVDSDGRLDEVVAEEAWQRHKMRNDSFIVDLFQGQFKSKLVCPTCSKVSITFDPFLYLPVPLPQKQKVLSVFYFAKEPHKKPIKFLVSVSKESSSTAEVLESISRSVRVKPENLRLAEVGKNRFQRMFLPTHSLDTVSSSDMLFCFEVLSKDLAKERVVLFKVQQKLQVPNIPISKCAACLKPPVSEEDKLKRCTRCYRVGYCNQVCQRTHWPNHKSLCRPNTENVGLPFLVSVPESRLSYSRLVQLLEGYSRFSVNVFQPPFQSGRTSPETSQSRVDLPPVPAGSPDGPGLEDEAVGGSSTVGAGNLELESHASLPESQAEYAQASAIHSGDSESLSSSQTSLSTTRTTDSGFSESLSSASCCFLDPHAEKETSCEKAVRPEAAVAGYQHPCESASGHASQFYIALLDANNKEQRLDEREDALADIPDDATLELVWKNNERLKEYVLVSSKELEYEEDPGSLSETARAGHFTLEQCLNLFTKPEVLAPEEAWYCPKCQQHREASKQLLLWRLPNVLIIQLKRFSFRSFIWRDKINDMVDFPVRNLDLSKFCIGQKDEMQQPPIYDLYAVINHYGGMIGGHYTAYARLPSDKNSQRSDVGWRLFDDSTVTMVDESQVVTRYAYVLFYRRRNSPVERPPRFLRPVGAESPTAAGATASQASSQSLFGTDLDAEGPPTLTPEVPSDLFAHSGECAAPSYGNMEEVD, from the exons ATGGCCAGCAGCGGCAGTAGTGGTGTGGCCGGGAGTGAGGCGGTGGGCCACCGTGGTGGAGCTCAGCAGAGAGGAGGCAGTAGCAGAGAAAACGGCTCAGACTTGCCCTCCAGTACGAGTAAGAAGAAGCAGAAGGACAGGGCCAACCAGGAAAGCAGAGAGGCCAAGAGAGCTGCCGCCGTGGATGGGGTTATTGCAGAAGTCAAGAAAG aTGTGTTTGTGGACTGGAAGCAGAATGTCAACGAAGTGACTGTCAGGCTGCGCTGTGGCGAGGGGGTGCAGAGGATAGAGGACATAAACAccaccttcacagacacacactgcaaTGTGGATTTCCCAG ATGGACGGCAATGGAGCTGCCAGCTGCAGGAGGAAATCGAGGCCTCATGTAGCAAAGTCCAGTATAAGGAAAAGGGAGGCTTCCTCCATCTCATCATGCACAAAAAGATTCCTTTCCACATCTGGCCTTCTCTAAAG TCAAATAAAAAGAAGGAGGCAGTATCCATAGAGACCAAACCAGACATGAAGCCCGTTGCCTTGGAGTCATCAGAGAAAACTCCACATCTCCAGCCCCAGCCTCCCTCGTCACCTGCACACAGCGAGTCAAGACGCGGTGTTAGCAAATCATGTGTCAAACGCAGCCTGAAAACTAAACTGACGGGTGAAAAGGCCACTACGGACTCTGCAGGTGTTAAAAGCACAGCTGGAGATGGCTCCACCACCAGCAGCAAGCCTGTTACCGTCACGAAAGCAGAGCAACCGCATCAGGAACCTAGTGCCAAACGCACAGTTGTACGGCTGCCTAAGACCTCTAAGGACGCTGCATCAGCCGACCTGCCATCTGTGATGTCTACAGCAGCTAACGGGAAATCCACCTGTGCCCACCTGCCCGCTGGTCGGAGCCCACAGACGGAACGGAAAAGTGGAGACAACAGATCTGAGACTCGTGGCAGCGGACAGAAACAGGGAGCAGAAGCAGCTGCTTCCACCCTTACCAACAGAACTCAG ttGGCTGAGAAGCAAAACCAGTCATCAGACCAGTCTGGTGCAACAACACATGTCAGTGTGAGCCAGCCAGCAGCTCCTGTTAGCACCAGTGACTGTGTTAAACCTGTCGCCTTCAACAAGGAAATGAATTCGACTTCTCCCCAAAGGCTGGGAGACAGAACAGACTCTGAGCCAGCTGGAAAACCTGTTGAGCAGGAATCAGAGCAGGATCCTCTGATTTGTCAGCAGCTTGGAGATATGGAAGTGGTACCAGTAGAGGCGATGGGAATGCCAGCCAAGCAAAGCCAGCCCCCAGGTGTTGCCCAAACGAAGAGCAGCTGTGACGATGAGGAGAAGCGGGACCAGTCGAAGGAGGAGCCGCTACTGGAAATGAAGCAACTGGATG CCCCAGAGCCCATGGTAAACCTGCAGTATGTGAAGAATGATTCATATGAGAAGGGCACAGACTTGATGGTAGTCAATGTTTACCTGAAGGGGATCTGCAGGGATACAGCCAGAGTCATCTTCAGGGAACAGGACTTCACCCTCATCTTCCAGACAAG TGATGTCAGCTTTCTGCGGCTTCATTCAGATTGTGGACCGAACACAGTCTTCAAGTGGCAAGTCAAACTCAG GAATCTGATCCAGCCTGAGTTGTGCAGCTACGCCTTCACTCCCTCCCGTCTGGACATCACTCTGAAGAAGAGGCACAGCCAACGCTGGGGGGGCCTGGAGGCCCAAGCCACACAAG GTGCAGTGGGTGGCGCTAAGGTCGCTGTGCCCTCCAGCCCTGCCTGCATGGAGAAGAGCCAGCCAGGCAGCAGTCAGCACAACCTCCCAGCCAAGGAGGAGCCTCCGCGGGTTGGGGAAGAAAAACCCAAGACACCCAAGGCCCCAACCAGAGTGGAAGATGGGGGTTTGGACTCTGTGGCTCCACGCACAGTCTCTGAGCACGTTGCTATTACCAAGCCAGAGCCTACTGTTACCATG CCTAAGCCTACCTGCATGGTGCAGCCCATGACCCACGCACCTCCGGCCAGCAGCGAGCGCcatgaggaagaggaagagaagaaggTGTGCTTGCCTGGTTTTACAGGGTTGGTCAACCTCGGAAACACCTGCTTCATGAACAGCGTCATTCAGTCCCTGTCCAACACCAGAGAACTCAGGGATTACTTTCATG ACCGAGCCTTTGAGGCAGAAATCAACTGCACTAATCCACTGGGAACAGGAGGCAGGCTAGCCATCagctttgctgtgctgctcaggGCTCTTTGGAAAGGAACGCACCACGCCTTCCAGCCCTCAAAACTCAAG GCAATTGTGGCAAGTAAAGCAAGTCAGTTTACTGGTTACGCCCAGCACGATGCCCAGGAGTTCATGGCATTCCTGCTGGACGGACTCCACGAGGACTTGAACCGCATCCAGAACAAACCTTACACAGAAACGGTCGACTCTGATGGGCGGCTAGACGAA GTGGTGGCAGAGGAAGCATGGCAGAGGCACAAGATGCGGAATGACTCCTTTATAGTAGATCTGTTTCAGGGTCAGTTCAAGTCCAAACTGGTGTGTCCCACATGCTCTAAG GTATCTATCACCTTTGACCCCTTCCTCTACCTGCCCGTGCCGTTGCCACAGAAACAAAAGGTGCTCTCAGTTTTCTACTTCGCTAAGGAACCTCATAAAAAACCCATCAAG TTTTTAGTGAGTGTAAGCAAGGAGAGCTCCAGTACTGCTGAAGTCCTGGAATCTATCTCTAGAAGTGTGAGGGTCAAACCCGAGAACCTCAGACTGGCCGAG GTGGGAAAGAACCGCTTCCAGCGAATGTTCCTGCCTACCCACTCCCTGGACACAGTGTCCTCCTCTGACATGTTATTCTGTTTTGAGGTGCTTTCCAAAGACCTGGCCAAAGAGAGAGTGGTATTGTTCAAAGTGCAGCAG AAACTTCAGGTCCCCAATATCCCCATCTCCAAATGTGCTGCCTGCCTGAAGCCTCCGGTGTCTGAAGAAGACAAACTGAAGCGTTGCACTCGCTGCTATCGCGTTGGCTACTGCAATCA AGTGTGTCAGAGAACCCACTGGCCCAACCACAAAAGTCTGTGTCGACCCAACACAGAGAACGTGGGCCTGCCTTTCCTGGTCAGTGTCCCAGAGTCTCGACTCTCATATTCCCGGCTCGTCCAGCTTCTAGAGGGTTATTCCAG GTTTTCAGTCAACGTGTTCCAGCCTCCTTTCCAGTCAGGCAGAACATCCCCTGAAACATCACAGTCCCGAGTAGACCTCCCTCCAGTGCCAGCAGGCTCCCCTGACGGTCCTGGACTGGAGGATGAAGCTGTGGGTGGTAGCAGTACTGTAGGAGCAGGTAACTTGGAGCTGGAGAGCCACGCTTCGCTGCCTGAATCCCAGGCAGAGTATGCTCAGGCCTCAGCCATCCACTCAGGGGACTCGGAGTCCCTCTCCTCTTCCCAGACGTCCCTCTCCACCACACGGACCACAGATTCAGGGTTCTCCGAGTCACTCTCTTCTGCTTCTTGTTGCTTTCTGGACCCTCATGCTGAAAAAGAGACGTCCTGTGAGAAGGCTGTGCGGCCAGAAG CTGCAGTCGCAGGGTATCAGCATCCGTGTGAATCTGCTTCAGGTCATGCTAGTCAGTTCTACATCGCTCTGCTGGATGCAAACAACAAGGAGCAAAGGCTGGATGAGAGAG AAGATGCACTGGCAGATATACCTGACGATGCAACCCTGGAGCTGGTGTGGAAGAACAACGAGCGTCTAAAGGAATATGTGCTGGTGAGCTCCAAGGAACTGGAGTACGAGGAAGACCCGGGTTCTCTGAGTGAGACGGCCAGAGCGGGACACTTCACCCTCGAGCAGTGCCTCAATCTTTTCACCAAGCCAGAAGTGCTGGCACCTGAAGAGGCTTG GTACTGTCCAAAGTGCCAGCAGCACCGTGAGGCCTCCAAGCAACTGTTGCTGTGGCGTTTGCCCAACGTTTTGATCATTCAGCTCAAACGCTTCTCCTTCAGGAGTTTCATTTGGAGGGATAAGATCAATGACATGGTCGACTTTCCAGTCAG GAATCTAGATCTAAGTAAGTTCTGTATTGGCCAGAAGGATGAGATGCAGCAGCCTCCTATCTATGACTTGTATGCGGTCATCAACCACTATGGAGGAATGATAGGAGGCCACTATACTGCCTACGCTCGCCTGCCAAGTGACAAGAACAGCCAGCGCAGTGATGTTG GCTGGCGTCTATTTGATGACAGCACCGTGACAATGGTGGACGAGAGTCAAGTGGTGACGCGTTACGCTTATGTTCTGTTCTACCGGCGCCGAAACTCCCCAGTGGAGAGGCCGCCACGCTTCCTCAGGCCTGTAGGTGCAGAGTCGCCCACTGCTGCAGGAGCTACTGCCAGCCAG GCCTCTAGCCAGTCGCTATTTGGGACAGATCTGGATGCCGAAGGACCGCCTACGCTGACCCCTGAGGTACCGTCTGACCTCTTTGCCCACTCCGGCGAGTGTGCAGCACCATCCTACGGcaacatggaggaagtggactAA
- the usp19 gene encoding ubiquitin carboxyl-terminal hydrolase 19 isoform X4 — protein MASSGSSGVAGSEAVGHRGGAQQRGGSSRENGSDLPSSTSKKKQKDRANQESREAKRAAAVDGVIAEVKKDVFVDWKQNVNEVTVRLRCGEGVQRIEDINTTFTDTHCNVDFPDGRQWSCQLQEEIEASCSKVQYKEKGGFLHLIMHKKIPFHIWPSLKSNKKKEAVSIETKPDMKPVALESSEKTPHLQPQPPSSPAHSESRRGVSKSCVKRSLKTKLTGEKATTDSAGVKSTAGDGSTTSSKPVTVTKAEQPHQEPSAKRTVVRLPKTSKDAASADLPSVMSTAANGKSTCAHLPAGRSPQTERKSGDNRSETRGSGQKQGAEAAASTLTNRTQLAEKQNQSSDQSGATTHVSVSQPAAPVSTSDCVKPVAFNKEMNSTSPQRLGDRTDSEPAGKPVEQESEQDPLICQQLGDMEVVPVEAMGMPAKQSQPPGVAQTKSSCDDEEKRDQSKEEPLLEMKQLDAPEPMVNLQYVKNDSYEKGTDLMVVNVYLKGICRDTARVIFREQDFTLIFQTSDVSFLRLHSDCGPNTVFKWQVKLRNLIQPELCSYAFTPSRLDITLKKRHSQRWGGLEAQATQVGGAKVAVPSSPACMEKSQPGSSQHNLPAKEEPPRVGEEKPKTPKAPTRVEDGGLDSVAPRTVSEHVAITKPEPTVTMPKPTCMVQPMTHAPPASSERHEEEEEKKVCLPGFTGLVNLGNTCFMNSVIQSLSNTRELRDYFHDRAFEAEINCTNPLGTGGRLAISFAVLLRALWKGTHHAFQPSKLKAIVASKASQFTGYAQHDAQEFMAFLLDGLHEDLNRIQNKPYTETVDSDGRLDEVVAEEAWQRHKMRNDSFIVDLFQGQFKSKLVCPTCSKVSITFDPFLYLPVPLPQKQKVLSVFYFAKEPHKKPIKFLVSVSKESSSTAEVLESISRSVRVKPENLRLAEVGKNRFQRMFLPTHSLDTVSSSDMLFCFEVLSKDLAKERVVLFKVQQKLQVPNIPISKCAACLKPPVSEEDKLKRCTRCYRVGYCNQVCQRTHWPNHKSLCRPNTENVGLPFLVSVPESRLSYSRLVQLLEGYSRFSVNVFQPPFQSGRTSPETSQSRVDLPPVPAGSPDGPGLEDEAVGGSSTVGAGNLELESHASLPESQAEYAQASAIHSGDSESLSSSQTSLSTTRTTDSGFSESLSSASCCFLDPHAEKETSCEKAVRPEAAVAGYQHPCESASGHASQFYIALLDANNKEQRLDEREDALADIPDDATLELVWKNNERLKEYVLVSSKELEYEEDPGSLSETARAGHFTLEQCLNLFTKPEVLAPEEAWYCPKCQQHREASKQLLLWRLPNVLIIQLKRFSFRSFIWRDKINDMVDFPVRNLDLSKFCIGQKDEMQQPPIYDLYAVINHYGGMIGGHYTAYARLPSDKNSQRSDVGWRLFDDSTVTMVDESQVVTRYAYVLFYRRRNSPVERPPRFLRPVGAESPTAAGATASQASSQSLFGTDLDAEGPPTLTPEVPSDLFAHSGECAAPSYGNMEEVD, from the exons ATGGCCAGCAGCGGCAGTAGTGGTGTGGCCGGGAGTGAGGCGGTGGGCCACCGTGGTGGAGCTCAGCAGAGAGGAGGCAGTAGCAGAGAAAACGGCTCAGACTTGCCCTCCAGTACGAGTAAGAAGAAGCAGAAGGACAGGGCCAACCAGGAAAGCAGAGAGGCCAAGAGAGCTGCCGCCGTGGATGGGGTTATTGCAGAAGTCAAGAAAG aTGTGTTTGTGGACTGGAAGCAGAATGTCAACGAAGTGACTGTCAGGCTGCGCTGTGGCGAGGGGGTGCAGAGGATAGAGGACATAAACAccaccttcacagacacacactgcaaTGTGGATTTCCCAG ATGGACGGCAATGGAGCTGCCAGCTGCAGGAGGAAATCGAGGCCTCATGTAGCAAAGTCCAGTATAAGGAAAAGGGAGGCTTCCTCCATCTCATCATGCACAAAAAGATTCCTTTCCACATCTGGCCTTCTCTAAAG TCAAATAAAAAGAAGGAGGCAGTATCCATAGAGACCAAACCAGACATGAAGCCCGTTGCCTTGGAGTCATCAGAGAAAACTCCACATCTCCAGCCCCAGCCTCCCTCGTCACCTGCACACAGCGAGTCAAGACGCGGTGTTAGCAAATCATGTGTCAAACGCAGCCTGAAAACTAAACTGACGGGTGAAAAGGCCACTACGGACTCTGCAGGTGTTAAAAGCACAGCTGGAGATGGCTCCACCACCAGCAGCAAGCCTGTTACCGTCACGAAAGCAGAGCAACCGCATCAGGAACCTAGTGCCAAACGCACAGTTGTACGGCTGCCTAAGACCTCTAAGGACGCTGCATCAGCCGACCTGCCATCTGTGATGTCTACAGCAGCTAACGGGAAATCCACCTGTGCCCACCTGCCCGCTGGTCGGAGCCCACAGACGGAACGGAAAAGTGGAGACAACAGATCTGAGACTCGTGGCAGCGGACAGAAACAGGGAGCAGAAGCAGCTGCTTCCACCCTTACCAACAGAACTCAG ttGGCTGAGAAGCAAAACCAGTCATCAGACCAGTCTGGTGCAACAACACATGTCAGTGTGAGCCAGCCAGCAGCTCCTGTTAGCACCAGTGACTGTGTTAAACCTGTCGCCTTCAACAAGGAAATGAATTCGACTTCTCCCCAAAGGCTGGGAGACAGAACAGACTCTGAGCCAGCTGGAAAACCTGTTGAGCAGGAATCAGAGCAGGATCCTCTGATTTGTCAGCAGCTTGGAGATATGGAAGTGGTACCAGTAGAGGCGATGGGAATGCCAGCCAAGCAAAGCCAGCCCCCAGGTGTTGCCCAAACGAAGAGCAGCTGTGACGATGAGGAGAAGCGGGACCAGTCGAAGGAGGAGCCGCTACTGGAAATGAAGCAACTGGATG CCCCAGAGCCCATGGTAAACCTGCAGTATGTGAAGAATGATTCATATGAGAAGGGCACAGACTTGATGGTAGTCAATGTTTACCTGAAGGGGATCTGCAGGGATACAGCCAGAGTCATCTTCAGGGAACAGGACTTCACCCTCATCTTCCAGACAAG TGATGTCAGCTTTCTGCGGCTTCATTCAGATTGTGGACCGAACACAGTCTTCAAGTGGCAAGTCAAACTCAG GAATCTGATCCAGCCTGAGTTGTGCAGCTACGCCTTCACTCCCTCCCGTCTGGACATCACTCTGAAGAAGAGGCACAGCCAACGCTGGGGGGGCCTGGAGGCCCAAGCCACACAAG TGGGTGGCGCTAAGGTCGCTGTGCCCTCCAGCCCTGCCTGCATGGAGAAGAGCCAGCCAGGCAGCAGTCAGCACAACCTCCCAGCCAAGGAGGAGCCTCCGCGGGTTGGGGAAGAAAAACCCAAGACACCCAAGGCCCCAACCAGAGTGGAAGATGGGGGTTTGGACTCTGTGGCTCCACGCACAGTCTCTGAGCACGTTGCTATTACCAAGCCAGAGCCTACTGTTACCATG CCTAAGCCTACCTGCATGGTGCAGCCCATGACCCACGCACCTCCGGCCAGCAGCGAGCGCcatgaggaagaggaagagaagaaggTGTGCTTGCCTGGTTTTACAGGGTTGGTCAACCTCGGAAACACCTGCTTCATGAACAGCGTCATTCAGTCCCTGTCCAACACCAGAGAACTCAGGGATTACTTTCATG ACCGAGCCTTTGAGGCAGAAATCAACTGCACTAATCCACTGGGAACAGGAGGCAGGCTAGCCATCagctttgctgtgctgctcaggGCTCTTTGGAAAGGAACGCACCACGCCTTCCAGCCCTCAAAACTCAAG GCAATTGTGGCAAGTAAAGCAAGTCAGTTTACTGGTTACGCCCAGCACGATGCCCAGGAGTTCATGGCATTCCTGCTGGACGGACTCCACGAGGACTTGAACCGCATCCAGAACAAACCTTACACAGAAACGGTCGACTCTGATGGGCGGCTAGACGAA GTGGTGGCAGAGGAAGCATGGCAGAGGCACAAGATGCGGAATGACTCCTTTATAGTAGATCTGTTTCAGGGTCAGTTCAAGTCCAAACTGGTGTGTCCCACATGCTCTAAG GTATCTATCACCTTTGACCCCTTCCTCTACCTGCCCGTGCCGTTGCCACAGAAACAAAAGGTGCTCTCAGTTTTCTACTTCGCTAAGGAACCTCATAAAAAACCCATCAAG TTTTTAGTGAGTGTAAGCAAGGAGAGCTCCAGTACTGCTGAAGTCCTGGAATCTATCTCTAGAAGTGTGAGGGTCAAACCCGAGAACCTCAGACTGGCCGAG GTGGGAAAGAACCGCTTCCAGCGAATGTTCCTGCCTACCCACTCCCTGGACACAGTGTCCTCCTCTGACATGTTATTCTGTTTTGAGGTGCTTTCCAAAGACCTGGCCAAAGAGAGAGTGGTATTGTTCAAAGTGCAGCAG AAACTTCAGGTCCCCAATATCCCCATCTCCAAATGTGCTGCCTGCCTGAAGCCTCCGGTGTCTGAAGAAGACAAACTGAAGCGTTGCACTCGCTGCTATCGCGTTGGCTACTGCAATCA AGTGTGTCAGAGAACCCACTGGCCCAACCACAAAAGTCTGTGTCGACCCAACACAGAGAACGTGGGCCTGCCTTTCCTGGTCAGTGTCCCAGAGTCTCGACTCTCATATTCCCGGCTCGTCCAGCTTCTAGAGGGTTATTCCAG GTTTTCAGTCAACGTGTTCCAGCCTCCTTTCCAGTCAGGCAGAACATCCCCTGAAACATCACAGTCCCGAGTAGACCTCCCTCCAGTGCCAGCAGGCTCCCCTGACGGTCCTGGACTGGAGGATGAAGCTGTGGGTGGTAGCAGTACTGTAGGAGCAGGTAACTTGGAGCTGGAGAGCCACGCTTCGCTGCCTGAATCCCAGGCAGAGTATGCTCAGGCCTCAGCCATCCACTCAGGGGACTCGGAGTCCCTCTCCTCTTCCCAGACGTCCCTCTCCACCACACGGACCACAGATTCAGGGTTCTCCGAGTCACTCTCTTCTGCTTCTTGTTGCTTTCTGGACCCTCATGCTGAAAAAGAGACGTCCTGTGAGAAGGCTGTGCGGCCAGAAG CTGCAGTCGCAGGGTATCAGCATCCGTGTGAATCTGCTTCAGGTCATGCTAGTCAGTTCTACATCGCTCTGCTGGATGCAAACAACAAGGAGCAAAGGCTGGATGAGAGAG AAGATGCACTGGCAGATATACCTGACGATGCAACCCTGGAGCTGGTGTGGAAGAACAACGAGCGTCTAAAGGAATATGTGCTGGTGAGCTCCAAGGAACTGGAGTACGAGGAAGACCCGGGTTCTCTGAGTGAGACGGCCAGAGCGGGACACTTCACCCTCGAGCAGTGCCTCAATCTTTTCACCAAGCCAGAAGTGCTGGCACCTGAAGAGGCTTG GTACTGTCCAAAGTGCCAGCAGCACCGTGAGGCCTCCAAGCAACTGTTGCTGTGGCGTTTGCCCAACGTTTTGATCATTCAGCTCAAACGCTTCTCCTTCAGGAGTTTCATTTGGAGGGATAAGATCAATGACATGGTCGACTTTCCAGTCAG GAATCTAGATCTAAGTAAGTTCTGTATTGGCCAGAAGGATGAGATGCAGCAGCCTCCTATCTATGACTTGTATGCGGTCATCAACCACTATGGAGGAATGATAGGAGGCCACTATACTGCCTACGCTCGCCTGCCAAGTGACAAGAACAGCCAGCGCAGTGATGTTG GCTGGCGTCTATTTGATGACAGCACCGTGACAATGGTGGACGAGAGTCAAGTGGTGACGCGTTACGCTTATGTTCTGTTCTACCGGCGCCGAAACTCCCCAGTGGAGAGGCCGCCACGCTTCCTCAGGCCTGTAGGTGCAGAGTCGCCCACTGCTGCAGGAGCTACTGCCAGCCAG GCCTCTAGCCAGTCGCTATTTGGGACAGATCTGGATGCCGAAGGACCGCCTACGCTGACCCCTGAGGTACCGTCTGACCTCTTTGCCCACTCCGGCGAGTGTGCAGCACCATCCTACGGcaacatggaggaagtggactAA